GGGGCCGATGCCGATTTTGAAGAGTTCGAAGAGGCTGGTGTTCACGGAAGCTATTTTAGGTGGCCGCGGGTGTCTTTGGTTGAGGCGCAGACTTGGTAGATTTCAGCTGCGGCTACCGGGAGCTCGAGGGCGAGGCGGCGGAAGAGAGCTATGCGTGATTTTGTTGGCATCTTCGTCCCCTTCTGCTCTTCTGGCTCCTTCTGTCCTGAGGGGGGTACCCCCCCCCATATTACCCGCGTGTAAGTATCTTCGTTTCAATGGTTTACGGGTAGTCATGGTCTGTAAAATATTGCAAGCAAAGAAGTTACCTGCAGAATATTACAAACAAACGAGTTAGCGCGCAATCCTATCTGGAACCTGGGCTTTCTCTCCACTATTTAAAAGTATAGTCAGTCAGACCTAACTAAAGTGCCAAGTGGATCTCCTTATAATTCAGAGGTTTAGATGGGTTTTGGGCTTGACATGCGATTTTTGGGCTGGATTTGAAGAGATATTTGTGGGATTCTCTTCCACCTGCTGGTTTTTTGCGTCCCTGTCCGCATCCTCCGCGAGCTTGTTGCCTGCCGGATGGCCACGTGAGTTCTTGCCTTCGCGACACCATACGAGAGCTCCGCGATGTCCGCTCGACGACGCACAGGACTTTGCCGACCTCCTCTTCGTCACGCGACAGATGGTGATTGCGATTGAACGCGAGAAAGACGCGACCGGCAAAGATACTGGAAGTGACGGAGAGCTATGGAACAGGAACGATGCTCGACCTGTATCCATCGCACCATGCTGCGAACACCTGACGCCGCGAGATTCTGCTACGACTCGCTAGTGTAGCGTCTCAGAAGTTCGCAGCATATTTTCCGATTTAATCGCCAGTGGATCAGTTTGAATTTCTCGCGATCCCGCTACGAAGTGCCCAACCAAAGCATAGTAATGACAGGATCACTTCAATAGTGAACACCGTTAGCGTCACTCGAGAAGAGTAGTAAAGGTGCGCCAGCAGCACCCCAGCAGAGACGGCTGCGAGTAGAGCAAAAAAGCTGCCCAATGCAATGCCTGTGATGAATTTCCCTGTCTTCATTTTTGTAGGCTTATGGTAGCAAACCAATCATCTCTGCAATCGACCAAACGTGGTCGGTGATACCCTGCTTCCAACGCGTGAGAGGATGGCGGGCATGGGTTGATTTCAAGGGCAATAGACAAACTACCCACTTGGGTAAGTACTTTTTGTAGCCATAACGATCCCCGTGAGCCTATATTGCATCGCTCACTATGGCTTTTGGTCTTTCCTGCTGCACGTGATATTTAGCCCGTCTCTATAAATTTCAAGCTGACCCACTACCATCTAATCTGTTTGCCAACCGGAACAAACTGCAAGTCCTTCGACTGCGTTGGCGCAAAAAAAGCGCCAAACTTCGCTCAGGATGACACCCATTGATGCAACGAACTTTAGAGGAGAGACACTAGTTCCCCGCTGTTTCGTTGAAGGCGATTCGCTTCCTGAGCCTGTGAGGTGATGAGGCGGGTGCTATACTCGGCAAAATCTTCCGCCCCTAAGGGTTCATCGGCTTATTCATGCTTTTCAAGGCTCGCAGTGCTGCAGTGTATGGGATTGACGCCCACATCATCGATGTAGAAGTCGATTTTTCCAACATCAAGTTAGACCAGGAACAGTTTCACACGGTGGGATTGCCGGACGCAGCTGTGCGGGAGAGTCGTGACCGTGTGCGTTCTGCGATCAAGAACTCTGGTTTCGAAATCCCGCCCACGCGGATCACGATCAACCTGGCTCCCGCAGACTTAAAGAAAGAAGGTTCGGGATTCGACCTACCTATTGCGATCGGGATATTGGGAGCCTATGGCTCACTGCACATCAAGGATCTGAGCGATTATCTGCTGGTGGGGGAGTTGGGGTTGGATGGCAGCCTGCGGGCGGTGCAGGGGATGCTGCCGATTGCGGTGGCGGCGCGCGCAAAAGGGATTCCGAACCTCATTATTCCGGCGAGCAATGCGCGGGAGGCGGCGGTAGTTGAGGGTGTCAACGTTTATCCGGTGAAGTCGCTGCTGGAGGTGCGAGAGCTGTTGAACTCGGCGGTGCTGGGTGGCATCAAGGCTACTCCGCTAAAAGTGGAGACGACTGATCTGCTTAACGAAATGCAGCACTTTCCATTCGACTTCAAAGACGTGCGCGGCCAGCAAGTAGCGAAGCGCGCTCTCGAGGTAGCGGCCGCTGGCGGACACAATATTTTGATGATTGGACCGCCAGGATCGGGCAAGACGATGCTCGCCAAGCGACTGCCGTCCATCCTCGCTCCGCTTAGATTCGAAGAGGCGCTTGAAACGACGAAGATTCACTCGGTTGCAGGTGTTTTGGATTCTGAGCAAGGACTGGTGGCCCATCGGCCGTTCCGGTCGCCACACCACACGATTTCAGACGCCGGTTTGATTGGCGGCGGGATGATGCCGCGGCCGGGCGAGGTGTCGCTGGCCCACAACGGGCTGCTCTTTCTGGATGAGCTGCCGGAGTTTCCGCGAAACGTGTTGGAGGTGCTGCGACAGCCATTGGAGGACGGTCATGTAACGATCGCCCGTGCGGCGATGAGTTTGAGCTTTCCTGCGCGGTTCATGCTTGCAGCCGCAATGAATCCTTGCCCCTGTGGATATTTCAACGACAAGTCGCGGGAGTGCATGTGTACGCCGCCGATGATCCAGCGATATGTTTCGAAGGTCTCCGGGCCCTTACTTGACCGGATTGATATTCATATAGAGGTTCCCGCAGTGCAATATAAGGAGTTGCGGGGTGGGGCAGCGGCAGAGGGGTCAGAGCAGATTCGTGAGCGCGTTCTGGCGGCGAGGGAGCGGCAGCATAGGCGGTTCGCGCAGGCGGGGGATCGGACCAAGGGCTCAGCGAAAGCAGCTTCACGGCAGATATTTTCTAACTCACAGATGAATACACAGCAGATACGTGCCTATTGCGAGCTATCGTCTGATGCTGAACGACTGCTCGAACGCGCCATGCAGCAGCAGGGGTTGAGTGCTCGGGCACATGACCGTATCTTAAAGGTAGCAAGAACGATAGCAGATTTGGGAGGGGAGCAGGATATCGCAGTTAAACATATCGCAGAAGCAATTCAATACCGCACTTTAGACCGAAGTTACTGGTCCTGAAGAACGGATGTCTCCCATTTCTGGAATATCTTTATTCGCTGGTTCCCGAAAAAAGTATTGACCTTGAGCGTCGAACAGTTTACTTTCCTTGAAGTCGTAGTTTGCTCTGGGTCGCAGGATCTCTTAAACACGAACCGGTTTCTACGATAACTTCTGGGTTTGCCAGGTTTCTGGCGAGCTTCCTGTTTCACACTTGGGCGCGGCGAGCGCTGAATCCTACGGAAGAAACAGATTCAGCTAAGAACGCTAACTTAGCTAACAGGGCAGGTTGTTGTCTTGCAGACGCAATATGTCAGATATCAAGATAGTCGAGATTTCTGACGAATTGCGGAGTCCCCGGATGGATTCTCTGCGTCTAATGTGTGAGGCTTAAACACGGTAGCGATCTCTAGATCGGTTGCCACATTTTGAATGATTTCGGGCGAGTTAGCGCTAACAAGACGCTTCAGCTTCGGAAATTGAAAGGGAGAAACTATGCGCTCGGATCTGATTTTTGGAGCTCTCACGCACGTGAACAACCGCTATGAGCTTTGTCAACTGGCGTCGAAAGCGACGCGTAAACTGCATAAGCCAAACACGCGGTTGCAGGACACCACCAACGAAGTTCTGGATCGCTTCAAGGACACCATTCCAATGGATGAGTCTGGCGAAGCTGTCGTAGAAAAGGTACAATTACAAGAGCGCCGCGCGGCATAACGCGCGGCTGTTTCACCTCTCCAACTTTTGGATCAATCTAACCTCTAATCCGCTCTACAATCCATCCGCTTTTCGAATTTTTCACCACACATCCGGCCTTCCGCACGACCCTCTGTCAAGCAGATCCCGCCTCAGTTCCAAACAATCCCTCCTAAAATTCAAATTTCCAGGTAAAACATGACTATTTCCGAGTTAAAAGAACACAACATCGCGGAGCTGGGTAAACTAGCGCGCGGTCTCGACATTGCCGGAACCAGTGGTCTCCGCAAGCAAGACCTTATCTTCAAGATTTTGCAGGCGCAGAGCGAAAAAGAGGGGCATATCTTTGCAGAAGGTGTGCTTGAAATTCTGCCCGATGGTTACGGCTTCCTTCGCTCTCCCGACTACAACTATCTGCCCGGTCCCGATGACATCTACGTTTCTCCTTCACAGATTCGCAAGTTTGACCTGAAGACAGGGGACACGATCAGCGGCAATGTCCGTCCGCCGCACGAGGGCGAGAAGTACTTCGCGCTGGTCAAGATCGAGGCGATCAACTTCGAGTCGCCGGAAGAGACACGAAATAAGATTCTGTTCGACAACCTGACGCCTTTGTACGCCCAGGAGCGGGTGAAGATGGAGACGGTTCGCGAGCATATCTCCGGCCGGGTGATGGATTTGCTGACGCCGGTTGGTAAAGGGCAGCGAGGGTTGATTGTGGCTCCCCCGCGTACTGGCAAGACGATGTTGCTGCAGTCAATCGCTAATAGCATCACGGCGAATCATCCGGAGGTGGTGCTGATCGTTCTGCTGATCGATGAGCGCCCGGAAGAAGTGACCGATATGCAGCGTAGCGTCAAAGGTGAAGTGATAAGCTCCACCTTCGATGAGCCGGCGGCGCGTCACGTCCAGGTTGCTGAGATGGTGATCGAGAAGGCCAAGCGGTTGGTGGAGCACAAGCGCGATGTGGTGATCCTGCTGGACTCGATCACGCGTCTGGCGCGTGCGTACAACACGATCGTTCCACCTTCGGGCAAAGTGCTCTCAGGCGGTGTGGATTCGAATGCTCTGCAGAGGCCGAAGCGCTTCTTCGGTGCGGCTCGCAACATCGAGGAAGGTGGTTCGCTGACCATCATCGCGACTGCGCTCGTTGATACCGGCTCGCGCATGGATGAGGTGATCTTCGAGGAGTTCAAGGGAACCGGCAACATGGAAGTGATTCTGGATCGCAAGCTGGTAGATAAGCGCGTGTTTCCGGCGATCGACATTCAGCGTTCCGGGACACGTAAGGAAGAGCTGCTGATTCCGAAAGAGGATCTGCAACGGACCTGGATTCTGCGCAAGGTACTGAATCCGTTGTCGCCTGTTGAAGCGATGGAGCTGCTGACCGACAAGCTGGCAAAGACTCGGAACAACCAGGAGTTTCTACACAACATGAGCTCGATCTAACTTCGAGGTAAGAAGCACGCAAGAGCGCGGCCTTTTGGCCGCGCTCTTTTTTGTTTTCTGCTTGATTCGCTCAGATTCGTCTCAAGCATCACGCTCTGTCAGTAGCCGTTGGCGATGAGGTACTCCTCGGTGAGGGTGAATTTTTCTGGTAAGTGTTGGCGTTCGGCGTATTTGCTGAGGACGTCTACCTCAATGTTGAGGGGGGAGCCGGGGGTGAGGGTGTGGAGGCTGGTGGAGGCGTAGGTGTGGGGGATGATGGCTACCTCGACCACGTTGTCCACGATGGAGGCTACGGTGAGGCTGATGCCTTCGATGGTGATGGAGCCCTGGGGAACTACGTATCGGGTAAGCGTGTCGGGGAGCTGGATGCGGAGACGCCAGTCGGTATCGGGCTGGTTGGGCGTGATGGGGGCGAGGGAGATGAGGGTCGCGGTTCCGTCGACGTGGCCTTGAACGACGTGGCCGCCTAGCGGCGAGCCTGCTGGTGTCGGGAGCTCCAGGTTGACGATGGCATCGGGGCGCAGGTGGGTGAGGGTGGTGCGGGCGATGGTTTCGCCGGCCAGGTCTGCCGAGAAGCGCGGCGGGAAGGCGTTGGGCTCGATGCTGAGAGCCGTCAGGCAGACGCCGTTGACTGCAATGCTGTCGCCGGTGTTAAGGCGCGCGGTGAGCGTGGGCGAGGCGATGGTGATGCGGGTCGCGCCTGCGGTTGGAGTGATGGCTAGAAGCTTGCCGGTGGTCTCGATCAGTCCAGTGAACATGGTCTTAGCTTATCGCTTTCGATGGTGGTGGGACGGGGTTGGGCCATGGGTCGTGGAGGTAGCCGGTGACGCAGGCATCGGGGCCGTAGGTGGCACGGGTGACACGGTGCAGGGACTCTTCGAAGAGGTAGGGGGAGCCGATGCCCTGGGCGAAGGGGATGGCCTGGTCGCCTAGCTCGGTCTCGGCGTAGATGAGGACGGCTTTGTCGACCAGGTTTTGCTGAAGGAAGGCTCCGTTGAGGTGGGAGCCGCACTCGAGCAGGAGGCTGAGGATGTTGCGCTCGGCGAGGGTGGAGAGGACGGCGGGGAGGCTGAGGCGTCCAGCGTGGTCGGGGAGGGTTTCCACCTGTATGCGGAGGTCGGTTAGAGCAGTGATCCTGGCATTTGGCGCAGTCTTACCGCAGAGGATTAGCAGGTCTGGCTCGCCTGAGTCGTGGGGGTTGTTGGCGGAGCGAACCAGTTGGGAGGAGAGAGGGATCCGGAGTTGGGTGTCGAGGATGACGCGGAGGAGGGGGCGGCGTCGTGGGAGGTTGTTGGGTCCGAAGAGCCCGCTTCTGTCGGTGAGTTGCGGGTCGTCGGCGAGGACGGTGCCGATGCCGGTGAGGACTGCGTCGGAGGCGTGGCGAAGGAGTTGGACTTCGTAGCGTGCGGCGGGGCCGGTGAGCCAGTGAGGTTGGTTGGGGAAGCGGGAGGCTGGTGGCGGTGCGAGTTTGCCGTCGACCGAGAGCGCGGCCTTGAGTGTCACGAAGGGAGTGCGGTGCTGGATGAAGTGGGCGAAGGCATCGTTTAGGTCGCGGGCGTGCTGTTGGAGGAGGCCGACGGTGACCTCGATGCCTGCTGCGCGGAGCTTGGCTAGTCCCTCGCCGCTGACCTGCGGGTTGGGGTCCTGGGTGGCGACGACGCAGCGACTGACGCCAGCGGCGATGAGGGCGTCGGCGCAGGGGCCGGTGCGGCCGTGATGGCTGCAGGGTTCGAGGGTGACGTAGGCAGTAGCTCCTACGGTGGAGAGGCCGCGCTGGGCAGCTTGTTTGAGGGCTACGATCTCGGCGTGGTCGCGGTTGGCGTAGAGATGCGCTCCTTCGCCGATGATCTTCGGGACGCCTCCGCTGGGTGGCATCTGGGTGAGGACGCAGCCTACCTGCGGGTTGGGCGAGGCAAGGACGATGGTCTCTGCGGCGAGCTTGAGCGCTTGCTGCATGAAGGCCTGATCTTGGGCGGCGCGGGTTGGTTGGGCAGGCTGCATTCGGTCTTCGGGTTGTTCCGTCTTCAGGGGGTACCCCCTGGGGGGTATCTCCGTGGAAGTGACTTCTTTTCATGCACTTGCAAAAATGGGTGTCTGTTAAATCGTCTATCTAAATGGCTTAAGGCTAAATTCGTCTTTCCAGAGGGGTTAGCTCCTTAATCAAGAAAGGGCTCCGAAACTCGGAACCCTTTTTCTTTTCTTAAACAAGTATAGCGGATTGGACATAACTGATACGCCACGCGAATCTCCTTGTCTGGCGCGGGTTTTGGTGGGTAGGGGGCTTGACAGGATTTTGATGGCCGGGCTTTGCAACAATGGCGAAGGTAAAGCGGGGTGATGGAGGGTTTGGGTTGGAAGGTTCGAATGGTATGGGTGGGTGGAATGTGTTGGGATCCTTCACTTCGTTCAGGATGACAGCCAAGGGGCGTGCAACGGCAATGGCTAGTACGGCGGTTTTTCGGCTGCGTTGTTCACGGTGAGGCTGTTAGTGGGTGGAGGAGCGGGAACGGTGGAGTGTTTGGATTGGAAGGTTCGAATGGTATGGGTGGGTGAAATGTGTCGGGATCCTTCACTTCGTTCAGGATGACGACCAAGAGCGGGTAACGGCAACAGCGAAGACATCAGCAAAAGCAAAAGCAACGACAACTGCTAAGGCAACGGCAAGGGCAACAGCTAAGGCAACGGCCACAGCAGAAGTAACGGCAATAGCAACAGCTGAGGCAACGACAACGACAAAAATGGCGACAGCGAAGGCGAAATGCGGGGGGTTCTTCGACTGTGTTGCTCACAGAAAGCGTGAGCGGCTTTGCTCAGAATGACGGGGTGTTTTTCTGTGATTTTCAGTTGGTTTTGGTTTGGGCTAGAACAGAGCGGAGCCGTTTCGGCTACAATCCTCGAACTTGAAAAAACAGTTTGCTTTGGCGTTGAAGCCTGAGCGTGTTATGGGGAAGGCACTGTGTAACCTGCCCGACTGGCTTCAGGCAAAGCTGTAGTTGGCATCTCTGGGAGGGCTTTCTCGTTGCTCTCTTGTCGTTGGCGAAGAATGAACCGTTTCGGCAGAAAGAGAAGGAATATCGGGCTATGTCTTTGAAGAAGAGCAAGTACCTTGCAGTGGCTTTTTGTCTGGGTGCATTGAGCGTTGTGTCTGTTGCCTCGTGGGCACAGGCGGTTCCGGCAGAGAAGGCCGATGAGGCGCGGGTGGATCGGCTGCTGAAGCAGATGACGCTGGAAGAGAAGATGAATCTGATCCGCGGTGGGCTTGAGGATCCTTCTGTTTATCAAGCGCAGGCGGGATATCTGCCTGGAGTGCCGCGGCTGCATGTTCCTTCGCTGCGCATGGCCGATGGGCCGCCGGGTTTGTTGACGCGGGTGGCGGGGCAGGCGGAGACGGCGACGATGGGTGTTGCTGCGACCTTCAGCGCGAAGGATGCCGAGGCGAACGGTGCGGTGATTGGGCGTGAGGCGCGGTCGCTGGGCATCGATGTGGTGCTGCAGCCGTTTATCAACATCGATCGCGATATCACGTTCGCGCGCGCCTACAACACGTTTGGGGAAGACCCGATGCTGAGTGGCGCGATGGGCGCGGCGGAGGTTCGCGGAGCACAGGCGCAGGGCGTGATGGCGATGGCGAAGCACTATGTGGGGTACGACTCGAATGGCTACAACATCTTCATCGACCAGCAGACGCTGCACGAGGTTTACGCCGCACCGTTTGTGGATGCGATTGGGGCCGGCGTGTCGTCGGTAATGTGCTCTTACAACCGCATCAATGGGCCGTTTGCTTGCGGCAATAGCGATACGCTGAAGACGATTTTGAAGGAGGAGATGGGGTTCAAGGGGTTTGTGACCTCGGACTGGGGCGGCGTGCACAGCGTTCTGTTTCTGAACGAAGGGCTGGATATGGAGATGCCTGGCGCGGCGGAGGCGGATAGTCCGTTCAAGGCGTTCATCAATAATTATTTTGTGACGGCTCCGCCTGACACTACGCCGGTGAAGCCTCTCGACCCGGAGGCGCTGGCGGGAATTCTTGGCGGGCCGATTCCGGAGGAGCCGCAGGGGAATGGGCTGGACCTGGGTGGTTTCCCGCGCGATAACGACAAGACGACGATGCGGGAGGCTCTGAAGAACGGGACGGTGACCGAGGCTACGATTACGGCTGCTGCGCGGCGCGTGCTGTATGAGATCGATCGGTTCGGCTATCTGGATGGCAAGCAGAAGCATACGGTGACGGCGCAGGATGTGGAGGCTAATGCTGCGGTGATTCGGAAGACGGCCGAAGATGCGGCGGTGTTGTTGAAGAATGAGCACGCGCTCCCGCTGGGCAATGATGACTTGCAGTCGCTGGCGATGATCGGGCCGGGGGCTGGTCAGGTTGCGGCGATCGGGACGTTCGGAGAGCGGAGTCCGGGGTTGACGGAGCGGCAGATTGGTCCGCTGGAGGCGCTGAAGAAGGGTGCTCCCACGGCCAACATTACGTATGCGGTGGATGACGATATGACTGGCGTGCCGGTTCCGGCGGCGGCGCTGTCGCATGATGGGAAACCGGGGTTGTTGCGTATTGATAGCAGAGGAAGCAAGGTTGAAGACGCGCAGTTGGATTTTACGCACAGCAATGGAAAGTCACTGCCGGCGAGTGGAACCGTGACGTGGAAGGGAACGCTGACGGTGCCGAGCGCGGGGGAGTACTGGATGTACCTGCAGGTGCTGGGTGCGCGTGGAAGGCTGATGATCGACGGCAAGCGCGTGGGGCAGACGGGCGCGGCGAAGGGTACGGTGCACGGCGATGTGCAGTACGCGACGCAGGATAATGGATTTCCGACGGTCGATGGGCTGGACAATGTTCGGCGTGCGGTGCAGCTGACTGCGGGGCCGCACTCGATTACGGTGATGGCGAGTAGCGATACTTCGAATAAGCCAGAGCAGATTCGGTTGAACTGGACGACGCCGGAGCTGCGGGAGAGCAACCACAAGGCGGCTATCGATGCAGCGAAGAAGGCGCATACGGCGGTGGTGTTTGTGTGGACGCGAGGCAAGCCGGACTTCGCACTGCCAGGAGAGCAGGACAAGCTCGTGGATGAGATTGCGGCTGTGAATCCGAACACGATTGTGGTGATGAACGTCAGCCAGCCGGTGGCGATGCCGTGGTTGGGCAAAGTAAAGGGCGTGCTGCAGATGTGGTGGACGGGGGATGAAGGCGGATGGGCTACGGCAGATGTTCTGCTGGGCAAGGTTAGTCCGGCTGGGCGGTTGCCGTTTACGTGGGCGAAGCAGCTGACGGACTATGCGGCGAATGATCCGGCGCATCCGGAGCGGTCGGCTAAGGGTGTGGATGGGAAGACGACGTACTCGGAGGGCGTGGATGTTGGGTACCGGTGGTTCGATAAGGAGAAGATCGAGCCGCTGTTTCCGTTTGGATTCGGGCTTTCATACACGACGTTTGAGTACTCGGATCTGAAGGTGGCGAAGGCTTCGGATAACGGGCTGGATGTTTCGATTCGGGTGAAGAATACGGGCGCGGTTGCGGGGGATGAGGTGCCGCAGGTGTACCTGGATGCTCCGGAGCAGCAACCGCAGGGGGTGCAGTTTGCGCCGAAGACGCTGGCGGCGTTTGATCGCGTTACGCTGGCGCCGGGCGAGAGCAAGGATGTGACGATGCATGTGTGGCCGCGTGCGCTCGAGTACTGGTCGGTTGCGGAGAAGAAGTGGGTGCGGTCGGATGCGCGGCGAGTGCGGGTGGGGTCGTCTTCGCGGGATTTGAAGCTGACTGCTGAGAAGTAGACGGCTGGGGTCTGTCCGGCGGGAATGCTTGATGTGTCCTGCCGGACGGGCCTCCTGCGCGGAGGGCGGTCACTTCGTGACTTGTGTACCGGTCTTGGCGGGTTAGGTGCTTGGTCCTCCCGTTGGTCGGAGGGGAGCGCTTTAGTCGAGGAGCGAGTCGATGAAGCTGGCGCTGTCGAAGGGGATGATGTCTTCGAGCTTCTCGCCGATACCCGCATAGATGACGGGGAGTTTTAGTTCGGTGGCGATGGCCAGTACGATGCCGCCCTTGGCGGTGCCGTCGAGCTTGGTGAGGACGATGCCGGTGACGTGGGCGGCTTCGGTGAAGAGACGGGCCTGGGTGAGACCGTTCTGCCCGGTGGTGGCGTCCATGACGAGGAGGGTCTGGTGCGGAGCGCCGGGCACCAGCTTTTCTGCCGTGCGGCGCATCTTGTCGAGCTCCTTCATGAGGTCGGTCTTGGTGTGGAGGCGGCCGGCGGTGTCGACGATGAGGACCTGGGTGTTGCGGGCTTTGGCGGCGACGCAGGCGTCGTAGAGGGCCGCTGATGGGTCGCCGCCTTGCTTGGTCTTGATGATCTGAACGTCAGAGCGCTGGGCCCAAACTTCGAGTTGTTCGATGGCGGCGGCGCGGAAGGTGTCGGCGGCGCAGAGCAGAACGGTGCGGCCTTGTGCGGTGAAGTGCGCGGCGAGCTTGCCGGTGGTGGTGGTCTTTCCGGTGCCGTTAACCCCGACCATCATGATGACCTCGGGGGGCGTCGCGGGGTGGGTGATGGGACGGGCTACGTTGTCG
This Tunturibacter gelidoferens DNA region includes the following protein-coding sequences:
- the rho gene encoding transcription termination factor Rho, coding for MTISELKEHNIAELGKLARGLDIAGTSGLRKQDLIFKILQAQSEKEGHIFAEGVLEILPDGYGFLRSPDYNYLPGPDDIYVSPSQIRKFDLKTGDTISGNVRPPHEGEKYFALVKIEAINFESPEETRNKILFDNLTPLYAQERVKMETVREHISGRVMDLLTPVGKGQRGLIVAPPRTGKTMLLQSIANSITANHPEVVLIVLLIDERPEEVTDMQRSVKGEVISSTFDEPAARHVQVAEMVIEKAKRLVEHKRDVVILLDSITRLARAYNTIVPPSGKVLSGGVDSNALQRPKRFFGAARNIEEGGSLTIIATALVDTGSRMDEVIFEEFKGTGNMEVILDRKLVDKRVFPAIDIQRSGTRKEELLIPKEDLQRTWILRKVLNPLSPVEAMELLTDKLAKTRNNQEFLHNMSSI
- the ftsY gene encoding signal recognition particle-docking protein FtsY; the encoded protein is MAFSLFGKRDKPDQQPDQPTAVAPEPQEPKRGLFDRMKQAVTRTRESFSESISSVIALTREVDETTLVNLEPLLLAADLGAPTTALVMENLRQRALRVGIQGGDDLKRLLKAELKQVLDNVARPITHPATPPEVIMMVGVNGTGKTTTTGKLAAHFTAQGRTVLLCAADTFRAAAIEQLEVWAQRSDVQIIKTKQGGDPSAALYDACVAAKARNTQVLIVDTAGRLHTKTDLMKELDKMRRTAEKLVPGAPHQTLLVMDATTGQNGLTQARLFTEAAHVTGIVLTKLDGTAKGGIVLAIATELKLPVIYAGIGEKLEDIIPFDSASFIDSLLD
- a CDS encoding riboflavin synthase codes for the protein MFTGLIETTGKLLAITPTAGATRITIASPTLTARLNTGDSIAVNGVCLTALSIEPNAFPPRFSADLAGETIARTTLTHLRPDAIVNLELPTPAGSPLGGHVVQGHVDGTATLISLAPITPNQPDTDWRLRIQLPDTLTRYVVPQGSITIEGISLTVASIVDNVVEVAIIPHTYASTSLHTLTPGSPLNIEVDVLSKYAERQHLPEKFTLTEEYLIANGY
- a CDS encoding DNA-directed RNA polymerase subunit omega; this encodes MRSDLIFGALTHVNNRYELCQLASKATRKLHKPNTRLQDTTNEVLDRFKDTIPMDESGEAVVEKVQLQERRAA
- a CDS encoding beta-glucosidase family protein; its protein translation is MSLKKSKYLAVAFCLGALSVVSVASWAQAVPAEKADEARVDRLLKQMTLEEKMNLIRGGLEDPSVYQAQAGYLPGVPRLHVPSLRMADGPPGLLTRVAGQAETATMGVAATFSAKDAEANGAVIGREARSLGIDVVLQPFINIDRDITFARAYNTFGEDPMLSGAMGAAEVRGAQAQGVMAMAKHYVGYDSNGYNIFIDQQTLHEVYAAPFVDAIGAGVSSVMCSYNRINGPFACGNSDTLKTILKEEMGFKGFVTSDWGGVHSVLFLNEGLDMEMPGAAEADSPFKAFINNYFVTAPPDTTPVKPLDPEALAGILGGPIPEEPQGNGLDLGGFPRDNDKTTMREALKNGTVTEATITAAARRVLYEIDRFGYLDGKQKHTVTAQDVEANAAVIRKTAEDAAVLLKNEHALPLGNDDLQSLAMIGPGAGQVAAIGTFGERSPGLTERQIGPLEALKKGAPTANITYAVDDDMTGVPVPAAALSHDGKPGLLRIDSRGSKVEDAQLDFTHSNGKSLPASGTVTWKGTLTVPSAGEYWMYLQVLGARGRLMIDGKRVGQTGAAKGTVHGDVQYATQDNGFPTVDGLDNVRRAVQLTAGPHSITVMASSDTSNKPEQIRLNWTTPELRESNHKAAIDAAKKAHTAVVFVWTRGKPDFALPGEQDKLVDEIAAVNPNTIVVMNVSQPVAMPWLGKVKGVLQMWWTGDEGGWATADVLLGKVSPAGRLPFTWAKQLTDYAANDPAHPERSAKGVDGKTTYSEGVDVGYRWFDKEKIEPLFPFGFGLSYTTFEYSDLKVAKASDNGLDVSIRVKNTGAVAGDEVPQVYLDAPEQQPQGVQFAPKTLAAFDRVTLAPGESKDVTMHVWPRALEYWSVAEKKWVRSDARRVRVGSSSRDLKLTAEK
- a CDS encoding YifB family Mg chelatase-like AAA ATPase, with the translated sequence MLFKARSAAVYGIDAHIIDVEVDFSNIKLDQEQFHTVGLPDAAVRESRDRVRSAIKNSGFEIPPTRITINLAPADLKKEGSGFDLPIAIGILGAYGSLHIKDLSDYLLVGELGLDGSLRAVQGMLPIAVAARAKGIPNLIIPASNAREAAVVEGVNVYPVKSLLEVRELLNSAVLGGIKATPLKVETTDLLNEMQHFPFDFKDVRGQQVAKRALEVAAAGGHNILMIGPPGSGKTMLAKRLPSILAPLRFEEALETTKIHSVAGVLDSEQGLVAHRPFRSPHHTISDAGLIGGGMMPRPGEVSLAHNGLLFLDELPEFPRNVLEVLRQPLEDGHVTIARAAMSLSFPARFMLAAAMNPCPCGYFNDKSRECMCTPPMIQRYVSKVSGPLLDRIDIHIEVPAVQYKELRGGAAAEGSEQIRERVLAARERQHRRFAQAGDRTKGSAKAASRQIFSNSQMNTQQIRAYCELSSDAERLLERAMQQQGLSARAHDRILKVARTIADLGGEQDIAVKHIAEAIQYRTLDRSYWS
- the ribD gene encoding bifunctional diaminohydroxyphosphoribosylaminopyrimidine deaminase/5-amino-6-(5-phosphoribosylamino)uracil reductase RibD encodes the protein MQPAQPTRAAQDQAFMQQALKLAAETIVLASPNPQVGCVLTQMPPSGGVPKIIGEGAHLYANRDHAEIVALKQAAQRGLSTVGATAYVTLEPCSHHGRTGPCADALIAAGVSRCVVATQDPNPQVSGEGLAKLRAAGIEVTVGLLQQHARDLNDAFAHFIQHRTPFVTLKAALSVDGKLAPPPASRFPNQPHWLTGPAARYEVQLLRHASDAVLTGIGTVLADDPQLTDRSGLFGPNNLPRRRPLLRVILDTQLRIPLSSQLVRSANNPHDSGEPDLLILCGKTAPNARITALTDLRIQVETLPDHAGRLSLPAVLSTLAERNILSLLLECGSHLNGAFLQQNLVDKAVLIYAETELGDQAIPFAQGIGSPYLFEESLHRVTRATYGPDACVTGYLHDPWPNPVPPPSKAIS